The Candidatus Hydrogenedentota bacterium genome has a segment encoding these proteins:
- the clpS gene encoding ATP-dependent Clp protease adapter ClpS — MPDYVEKPGGGAAIEEQQKTEKPRRYKVLLHNDDYTTMDFVVMVLEDVFSRPRDEAVRIMLNVHRNGIGVAGVYTKAVAETKIRTVHELAQGQGFPLRCSMEPE, encoded by the coding sequence ATGCCCGACTATGTCGAAAAGCCCGGGGGCGGCGCGGCGATTGAGGAACAACAGAAGACGGAAAAGCCGCGCCGATACAAGGTGCTGTTGCATAATGACGATTACACGACGATGGATTTCGTGGTGATGGTGCTGGAAGACGTGTTCAGCCGGCCGCGCGACGAGGCGGTGCGCATCATGTTGAATGTGCACAGGAATGGAATCGGCGTGGCCGGGGTATATACTAAAGCTGTGGCGGAAACGAAGATACGGACCGTGCATGAACTGGCGCAGGGGCAGGGTTTTCCGCTCCGGTGCAGCATGGAACCGGAATAG